One genomic window of Salmo salar chromosome ssa12, Ssal_v3.1, whole genome shotgun sequence includes the following:
- the LOC106564318 gene encoding protrudin isoform X3, with product MKPGVGACQDPCQGGPGVGDRGDDTLVPLPPKDTPGSPTGSPSELGSPSPRQVATFDLLKMVVSYKRMALFLEPLTDTLELARYLLGWRMPLCSLLVCLLLNILFLTLSEVGWFSVCVLGVSAPAALGYLQDRCGGGASEAEQQKRRCHAVHRKDLQNVQLTRQDAMLEVKDLLKQLDDLLSHACLSAESVYKLLYWESHSESSRFYGGLLAVLMLLYSVPVGWVLACLTTALFLWNRDFCRVVLDLREVVQSGQNPSSEGEMDHTEPNNGSLDRTPTATSLEDLSPGSVEEAEEAEPDDEFKDAIELTQEPLISLQTPLALVEDDDVTSDLDTISITSDNGLLSRNEPIRSKVSKLTEKLRKRYPTNNTGNCSSCSAVFSVVKRRRSCSNCGNSFCSRCCSYKVLKACMGVTAPDAQRETVFVCAVCNSTLSK from the exons ATGAAGCCTGGAGTAGGGGCATGTCAGGACCCCTGTCAGGGTGGTCCGGGGGTGGGTGACAGGGGGGACGACACCCTGGTGCCTCTGCCCCCTAAAGACACCCCCGGCTCCCCCACGGGGTCACCCTCAGAGTTGGGAAGCCCCAGCCCCCGCCAGGTCGCGACCTTTGACCTGCTCAAGATGGTAGTGTCTTACAAGAGGATGGCCCTGTTTCTGGAGCCGCTCACTGACACATTGGAACTGGCCCGCTACCTACTGGG GTGGAGGATGCCTCTGTGCTCACTACTGGTCTGTCTACTGCTCAACATCCTCTTCCTCACTCTGAGTGAAG TGGGgtggttctctgtgtgtgttctgggggTGTCTGCCCCGGCTGCCCTGGGTTACCTGCAGGACAGGTGTGGGGGCGGGGCGTCGGAGGCGGAGCAACAGAAGAGGCGGTGCCACGCGGTGCATCGTAAGGACCTGCAGAACGTTCAGCTCACCAGACAGGACGCCATGCTGGAAGTCAAGGacct TTTAAAGCAGCTAGATGACCTGTTGTCtcatgcctgcctgtctgctgaGTCTGTCTACAAGCTCCTGTACTGGGAGAGCCACTCTGAGTCCTCTAG gtTCTATGGTGGCCTGTTAGCTGTGTTGATGCTGCTGTATTCTGTTCCTGTGGGCTGGGTGCTGGCCTGTCTCACTACTGCCCTCTTCCTGTGGAACAGAGACTTCTGCAGGG ttgtgttggaCCTAAGGGAGGTGGTCCAGTCTGGCCAGAACCCATcctcagaaggagagatggaccACACAGAACCGAACAACGGCAGCCTGGACAGGACTCCCACGGCTACCAGCttggag GACCTGTCCCCGGGCAGcgtagaggaggctgaggaggcaGAGCCTGATGATGAGTTCAAAGATGCCATCGAG ttGACTCAGGAGCCCCTTATCTCCCTGCAG ACTCCCTTGGCTTTAGTG GAGGATGATGACGTTACTTCAGATTTGGACACCATCTCCATCACCTCAGACAACGGTCTGCTGAGCCGCAACGAGCCAATCCGCAGTAAGGTGTCCAAACTGACGGAGAAGCTACGCAAACGCTACCCCACCAACAACACAG GTAACTGTTCTAGCTGCAGTGCAGTCTTCTCAGTGGTGAAGAGAAGG cggagctgtagtaactgtggCAACAGCTTCTGCTCCAGATGCTGCTCATACAAGGTCCTCAAGGCCTGCATGGGTGTcacag CTCCAGAtgcccagagagagacagtgtttgTTTGTGCTGTCTGCAACTCCACCC
- the LOC106564318 gene encoding protrudin isoform X4 translates to MKPGVGACQDPCQGGPGVGDRGDDTLVPLPPKDTPGSPTGSPSELGSPSPRQVATFDLLKMVVSYKRMALFLEPLTDTLELARYLLGWRMPLCSLLVCLLLNILFLTLSEVGWFSVCVLGVSAPAALGYLQDRCGGGASEAEQQKRRCHAVHRKDLQNVQLTRQDAMLEVKDLLKQLDDLLSHACLSAESVYKLLYWESHSESSRFYGGLLAVLMLLYSVPVGWVLACLTTALFLWNRDFCRVVLDLREVVQSGQNPSSEGEMDHTEPNNGSLDRTPTATSLEDLSPGSVEEAEEAEPDDEFKDAIELTQEPLISLQEDDDVTSDLDTISITSDNGLLSRNEPIRSKVSKLTEKLRKRYPTNNTGNCSSCSAVFSVVKRRRSCSNCGNSFCSRCCSYKVLKACMGVTAPDAQRETVFVCAVCNSTLSK, encoded by the exons ATGAAGCCTGGAGTAGGGGCATGTCAGGACCCCTGTCAGGGTGGTCCGGGGGTGGGTGACAGGGGGGACGACACCCTGGTGCCTCTGCCCCCTAAAGACACCCCCGGCTCCCCCACGGGGTCACCCTCAGAGTTGGGAAGCCCCAGCCCCCGCCAGGTCGCGACCTTTGACCTGCTCAAGATGGTAGTGTCTTACAAGAGGATGGCCCTGTTTCTGGAGCCGCTCACTGACACATTGGAACTGGCCCGCTACCTACTGGG GTGGAGGATGCCTCTGTGCTCACTACTGGTCTGTCTACTGCTCAACATCCTCTTCCTCACTCTGAGTGAAG TGGGgtggttctctgtgtgtgttctgggggTGTCTGCCCCGGCTGCCCTGGGTTACCTGCAGGACAGGTGTGGGGGCGGGGCGTCGGAGGCGGAGCAACAGAAGAGGCGGTGCCACGCGGTGCATCGTAAGGACCTGCAGAACGTTCAGCTCACCAGACAGGACGCCATGCTGGAAGTCAAGGacct TTTAAAGCAGCTAGATGACCTGTTGTCtcatgcctgcctgtctgctgaGTCTGTCTACAAGCTCCTGTACTGGGAGAGCCACTCTGAGTCCTCTAG gtTCTATGGTGGCCTGTTAGCTGTGTTGATGCTGCTGTATTCTGTTCCTGTGGGCTGGGTGCTGGCCTGTCTCACTACTGCCCTCTTCCTGTGGAACAGAGACTTCTGCAGGG ttgtgttggaCCTAAGGGAGGTGGTCCAGTCTGGCCAGAACCCATcctcagaaggagagatggaccACACAGAACCGAACAACGGCAGCCTGGACAGGACTCCCACGGCTACCAGCttggag GACCTGTCCCCGGGCAGcgtagaggaggctgaggaggcaGAGCCTGATGATGAGTTCAAAGATGCCATCGAG ttGACTCAGGAGCCCCTTATCTCCCTGCAG GAGGATGATGACGTTACTTCAGATTTGGACACCATCTCCATCACCTCAGACAACGGTCTGCTGAGCCGCAACGAGCCAATCCGCAGTAAGGTGTCCAAACTGACGGAGAAGCTACGCAAACGCTACCCCACCAACAACACAG GTAACTGTTCTAGCTGCAGTGCAGTCTTCTCAGTGGTGAAGAGAAGG cggagctgtagtaactgtggCAACAGCTTCTGCTCCAGATGCTGCTCATACAAGGTCCTCAAGGCCTGCATGGGTGTcacag CTCCAGAtgcccagagagagacagtgtttgTTTGTGCTGTCTGCAACTCCACCC
- the LOC106564318 gene encoding protrudin isoform X1: MKPGVGACQDPCQGGPGVGDRGDDTLVPLPPKDTPGSPTGSPSELGSPSPRQVATFDLLKMVVSYKRMALFLEPLTDTLELARYLLGWRMPLCSLLVCLLLNILFLTLSEVGWFSVCVLGVSAPAALGYLQDRCGGGASEAEQQKRRCHAVHRKDLQNVQLTRQDAMLEVKDLLKQLDDLLSHACLSAESVYKLLYWESHSESSRFYGGLLAVLMLLYSVPVGWVLACLTTALFLWNRDFCRVVLDLREVVQSGQNPSSEGEMDHTEPNNGSLDRTPTATSLEDLSPGSVEEAEEAEPDDEFKDAIELTQEPLISLQDYLRQFSVTQHHDRGQRPEDDDVTSDLDTISITSDNGLLSRNEPIRSKVSKLTEKLRKRYPTNNTGNCSSCSAVFSVVKRRRSCSNCGNSFCSRCCSYKVLKACMGVTAPDAQRETVFVCAVCNSTLSK; this comes from the exons ATGAAGCCTGGAGTAGGGGCATGTCAGGACCCCTGTCAGGGTGGTCCGGGGGTGGGTGACAGGGGGGACGACACCCTGGTGCCTCTGCCCCCTAAAGACACCCCCGGCTCCCCCACGGGGTCACCCTCAGAGTTGGGAAGCCCCAGCCCCCGCCAGGTCGCGACCTTTGACCTGCTCAAGATGGTAGTGTCTTACAAGAGGATGGCCCTGTTTCTGGAGCCGCTCACTGACACATTGGAACTGGCCCGCTACCTACTGGG GTGGAGGATGCCTCTGTGCTCACTACTGGTCTGTCTACTGCTCAACATCCTCTTCCTCACTCTGAGTGAAG TGGGgtggttctctgtgtgtgttctgggggTGTCTGCCCCGGCTGCCCTGGGTTACCTGCAGGACAGGTGTGGGGGCGGGGCGTCGGAGGCGGAGCAACAGAAGAGGCGGTGCCACGCGGTGCATCGTAAGGACCTGCAGAACGTTCAGCTCACCAGACAGGACGCCATGCTGGAAGTCAAGGacct TTTAAAGCAGCTAGATGACCTGTTGTCtcatgcctgcctgtctgctgaGTCTGTCTACAAGCTCCTGTACTGGGAGAGCCACTCTGAGTCCTCTAG gtTCTATGGTGGCCTGTTAGCTGTGTTGATGCTGCTGTATTCTGTTCCTGTGGGCTGGGTGCTGGCCTGTCTCACTACTGCCCTCTTCCTGTGGAACAGAGACTTCTGCAGGG ttgtgttggaCCTAAGGGAGGTGGTCCAGTCTGGCCAGAACCCATcctcagaaggagagatggaccACACAGAACCGAACAACGGCAGCCTGGACAGGACTCCCACGGCTACCAGCttggag GACCTGTCCCCGGGCAGcgtagaggaggctgaggaggcaGAGCCTGATGATGAGTTCAAAGATGCCATCGAG ttGACTCAGGAGCCCCTTATCTCCCTGCAG GACTATCTCAGACAGTTCAGTGTTACACAACATCATGACCGAGGTCAAAgacct GAGGATGATGACGTTACTTCAGATTTGGACACCATCTCCATCACCTCAGACAACGGTCTGCTGAGCCGCAACGAGCCAATCCGCAGTAAGGTGTCCAAACTGACGGAGAAGCTACGCAAACGCTACCCCACCAACAACACAG GTAACTGTTCTAGCTGCAGTGCAGTCTTCTCAGTGGTGAAGAGAAGG cggagctgtagtaactgtggCAACAGCTTCTGCTCCAGATGCTGCTCATACAAGGTCCTCAAGGCCTGCATGGGTGTcacag CTCCAGAtgcccagagagagacagtgtttgTTTGTGCTGTCTGCAACTCCACCC
- the LOC106564318 gene encoding protrudin isoform X5, with product MKPGVGACQDPCQGGPGVGDRGDDTLVPLPPKDTPGSPTGSPSELGSPSPRQVATFDLLKMVVSYKRMALFLEPLTDTLELARYLLGWRMPLCSLLVCLLLNILFLTLSEVGWFSVCVLGVSAPAALGYLQDRCGGGASEAEQQKRRCHAVHRKDLQNVQLTRQDAMLEVKDLLKQLDDLLSHACLSAESVYKLLYWESHSESSRFYGGLLAVLMLLYSVPVGWVLACLTTALFLWNRDFCRVVLDLREVVQSGQNPSSEGEMDHTEPNNGSLDRTPTATSLEDLSPGSVEEAEEAEPDDEFKDAIEEDDDVTSDLDTISITSDNGLLSRNEPIRSKVSKLTEKLRKRYPTNNTGNCSSCSAVFSVVKRRRSCSNCGNSFCSRCCSYKVLKACMGVTAPDAQRETVFVCAVCNSTLSK from the exons ATGAAGCCTGGAGTAGGGGCATGTCAGGACCCCTGTCAGGGTGGTCCGGGGGTGGGTGACAGGGGGGACGACACCCTGGTGCCTCTGCCCCCTAAAGACACCCCCGGCTCCCCCACGGGGTCACCCTCAGAGTTGGGAAGCCCCAGCCCCCGCCAGGTCGCGACCTTTGACCTGCTCAAGATGGTAGTGTCTTACAAGAGGATGGCCCTGTTTCTGGAGCCGCTCACTGACACATTGGAACTGGCCCGCTACCTACTGGG GTGGAGGATGCCTCTGTGCTCACTACTGGTCTGTCTACTGCTCAACATCCTCTTCCTCACTCTGAGTGAAG TGGGgtggttctctgtgtgtgttctgggggTGTCTGCCCCGGCTGCCCTGGGTTACCTGCAGGACAGGTGTGGGGGCGGGGCGTCGGAGGCGGAGCAACAGAAGAGGCGGTGCCACGCGGTGCATCGTAAGGACCTGCAGAACGTTCAGCTCACCAGACAGGACGCCATGCTGGAAGTCAAGGacct TTTAAAGCAGCTAGATGACCTGTTGTCtcatgcctgcctgtctgctgaGTCTGTCTACAAGCTCCTGTACTGGGAGAGCCACTCTGAGTCCTCTAG gtTCTATGGTGGCCTGTTAGCTGTGTTGATGCTGCTGTATTCTGTTCCTGTGGGCTGGGTGCTGGCCTGTCTCACTACTGCCCTCTTCCTGTGGAACAGAGACTTCTGCAGGG ttgtgttggaCCTAAGGGAGGTGGTCCAGTCTGGCCAGAACCCATcctcagaaggagagatggaccACACAGAACCGAACAACGGCAGCCTGGACAGGACTCCCACGGCTACCAGCttggag GACCTGTCCCCGGGCAGcgtagaggaggctgaggaggcaGAGCCTGATGATGAGTTCAAAGATGCCATCGAG GAGGATGATGACGTTACTTCAGATTTGGACACCATCTCCATCACCTCAGACAACGGTCTGCTGAGCCGCAACGAGCCAATCCGCAGTAAGGTGTCCAAACTGACGGAGAAGCTACGCAAACGCTACCCCACCAACAACACAG GTAACTGTTCTAGCTGCAGTGCAGTCTTCTCAGTGGTGAAGAGAAGG cggagctgtagtaactgtggCAACAGCTTCTGCTCCAGATGCTGCTCATACAAGGTCCTCAAGGCCTGCATGGGTGTcacag CTCCAGAtgcccagagagagacagtgtttgTTTGTGCTGTCTGCAACTCCACCC
- the LOC106564318 gene encoding protrudin isoform X2, translating to MKPGVGACQDPCQGGPGVGDRGDDTLVPLPPKDTPGSPTGSPSELGSPSPRQVATFDLLKMVVSYKRMALFLEPLTDTLELARYLLGWRMPLCSLLVCLLLNILFLTLSEVGWFSVCVLGVSAPAALGYLQDRCGGGASEAEQQKRRCHAVHRKDLQNVQLTRQDAMLEVKDLLKQLDDLLSHACLSAESVYKLLYWESHSESSRFYGGLLAVLMLLYSVPVGWVLACLTTALFLWNRDFCRVVLDLREVVQSGQNPSSEGEMDHTEPNNGSLDRTPTATSLEDLSPGSVEEAEEAEPDDEFKDAIELTQEPLISLQETPLALVEDDDVTSDLDTISITSDNGLLSRNEPIRSKVSKLTEKLRKRYPTNNTGNCSSCSAVFSVVKRRRSCSNCGNSFCSRCCSYKVLKACMGVTAPDAQRETVFVCAVCNSTLSK from the exons ATGAAGCCTGGAGTAGGGGCATGTCAGGACCCCTGTCAGGGTGGTCCGGGGGTGGGTGACAGGGGGGACGACACCCTGGTGCCTCTGCCCCCTAAAGACACCCCCGGCTCCCCCACGGGGTCACCCTCAGAGTTGGGAAGCCCCAGCCCCCGCCAGGTCGCGACCTTTGACCTGCTCAAGATGGTAGTGTCTTACAAGAGGATGGCCCTGTTTCTGGAGCCGCTCACTGACACATTGGAACTGGCCCGCTACCTACTGGG GTGGAGGATGCCTCTGTGCTCACTACTGGTCTGTCTACTGCTCAACATCCTCTTCCTCACTCTGAGTGAAG TGGGgtggttctctgtgtgtgttctgggggTGTCTGCCCCGGCTGCCCTGGGTTACCTGCAGGACAGGTGTGGGGGCGGGGCGTCGGAGGCGGAGCAACAGAAGAGGCGGTGCCACGCGGTGCATCGTAAGGACCTGCAGAACGTTCAGCTCACCAGACAGGACGCCATGCTGGAAGTCAAGGacct TTTAAAGCAGCTAGATGACCTGTTGTCtcatgcctgcctgtctgctgaGTCTGTCTACAAGCTCCTGTACTGGGAGAGCCACTCTGAGTCCTCTAG gtTCTATGGTGGCCTGTTAGCTGTGTTGATGCTGCTGTATTCTGTTCCTGTGGGCTGGGTGCTGGCCTGTCTCACTACTGCCCTCTTCCTGTGGAACAGAGACTTCTGCAGGG ttgtgttggaCCTAAGGGAGGTGGTCCAGTCTGGCCAGAACCCATcctcagaaggagagatggaccACACAGAACCGAACAACGGCAGCCTGGACAGGACTCCCACGGCTACCAGCttggag GACCTGTCCCCGGGCAGcgtagaggaggctgaggaggcaGAGCCTGATGATGAGTTCAAAGATGCCATCGAG ttGACTCAGGAGCCCCTTATCTCCCTGCAG GAGACTCCCTTGGCTTTAGTG GAGGATGATGACGTTACTTCAGATTTGGACACCATCTCCATCACCTCAGACAACGGTCTGCTGAGCCGCAACGAGCCAATCCGCAGTAAGGTGTCCAAACTGACGGAGAAGCTACGCAAACGCTACCCCACCAACAACACAG GTAACTGTTCTAGCTGCAGTGCAGTCTTCTCAGTGGTGAAGAGAAGG cggagctgtagtaactgtggCAACAGCTTCTGCTCCAGATGCTGCTCATACAAGGTCCTCAAGGCCTGCATGGGTGTcacag CTCCAGAtgcccagagagagacagtgtttgTTTGTGCTGTCTGCAACTCCACCC